One segment of Candidatus Aminicenantes bacterium DNA contains the following:
- a CDS encoding TPM domain-containing protein gives MKRALFIPLLLIVSSLCLHAATEIPPLSGRVNDNAGILTSEQEITLERMLAGLEESNTTQVVLLTVKDLQGLPIEDFSIRVAETWKIGQKGLDNGVIMVVALNERRIRIEVGYGLEPMLTDAKSDYIIRRLIIPAFRDGDYYRGIHNGLSQIIGIINKDFDIHREELERFRRREQKKSEKSPIPIGLIILIIIIVLSNLGGRGGGGGLPFIFFGGGGGGGFSSGGGGFSGGGGSFGGGGASGGW, from the coding sequence ATGAAGCGCGCCCTCTTTATTCCGCTGCTCCTCATCGTTTCAAGCCTGTGCCTGCACGCGGCCACAGAGATTCCACCCCTCAGCGGCCGGGTCAACGATAACGCCGGGATCTTGACCAGTGAACAGGAGATCACCCTGGAGCGCATGCTTGCCGGCCTGGAAGAATCCAATACCACCCAGGTTGTATTGCTGACGGTAAAAGATTTGCAGGGCCTGCCCATTGAAGATTTTTCCATACGCGTGGCGGAAACCTGGAAAATCGGTCAGAAGGGACTGGATAACGGGGTGATCATGGTGGTGGCGCTGAATGAAAGGCGCATCCGCATCGAAGTGGGATACGGCCTGGAGCCCATGCTCACGGATGCCAAGAGTGACTACATTATTCGCCGTCTGATCATCCCGGCCTTCCGGGATGGGGATTACTACCGGGGAATCCACAACGGCTTGTCTCAGATTATCGGCATCATCAACAAAGATTTTGATATACACCGCGAAGAACTGGAACGGTTCCGGCGCCGGGAACAGAAAAAGTCGGAAAAATCGCCCATCCCCATCGGCCTGATCATCCTGATCATCATTATCGTGCTCAGCAATCTGGGCGGTCGTGGCGGTGGCGGCGGGCTTCCCTTCATCTTTTTCGGTGGCGGCGGAGGGGGAGGATTCTCCAGTGGCGGAGGCGGTTTTTCCGGCGGCGGAGGCAGCTTCGGAGGCGGGGGCGCGTCGGGTGGCTGGTAG
- a CDS encoding LemA family protein: MNKKLKIGCLAVLGILVVVAIGLYSWGKNSYNQMVTLDEGVKEKWSQVENVYQRRFDLIPNLVETVKGYAKQEKDTFTAVTEARAKAGGTFNISEEVLNNPEMFQKFQQAQSSLGNALQRLLVIQERYPELKSNENFLQLQSQLEGTENRIAVERRRFNEAAREYNVYIRIFPRSFLANLFGFDSRPYFAAAEGADQVPKVQF; this comes from the coding sequence GTGAACAAAAAACTCAAGATCGGATGCCTGGCCGTACTGGGCATTCTGGTGGTAGTGGCCATTGGCTTGTACTCCTGGGGCAAAAACTCCTACAACCAGATGGTCACCCTGGACGAGGGCGTCAAAGAGAAGTGGAGCCAGGTGGAGAATGTCTACCAGCGCCGCTTCGACCTCATCCCCAACCTGGTGGAAACGGTCAAGGGTTATGCCAAGCAGGAAAAGGACACCTTTACCGCGGTGACCGAGGCCCGCGCCAAAGCGGGGGGCACATTCAACATCTCTGAGGAAGTACTCAACAACCCCGAGATGTTCCAGAAATTCCAGCAGGCCCAGAGTTCACTGGGAAACGCCCTGCAGCGGTTACTGGTGATCCAGGAACGCTACCCGGAACTGAAATCCAACGAAAACTTCCTGCAACTTCAGTCCCAATTGGAAGGCACGGAGAATCGCATCGCCGTGGAACGGCGTCGTTTCAACGAGGCGGCCCGGGAATACAACGTCTACATCCGCATATTCCCGCGCAGTTTCCTGGCCAACCTCTTTGGTTTCGACTCCCGGCCCTACTTTGCGGCCGCCGAGGGCGCGGATCAGGTTCCGAAAGTCCAGTTCTGA
- a CDS encoding DUF481 domain-containing protein yields the protein MNIRRYHLFPWVFLFLIPVLACQTRENATDAAEVETGETRLWNLTLNGGLTVHTGNTRSRLLHGEINFDIRLDGFVLDTDFETLYGRSDSEVIQKKGKWASTFTRVLNKRLNLFGQVLLEYDAIAGITLRTTTGLGLRVDIHDGKELKTTLTTSLNGEFLNHEDPAPSRQYLRIHISLAMEALFSETSQLKARILYTPDVADLWRNYRLEADASLSMLMKKPVWITLKLKDRFNNLPLSSQIRKNDLTFITAVEIRL from the coding sequence ATGAACATTCGCCGTTACCACCTGTTTCCATGGGTTTTTTTGTTTCTGATTCCGGTCCTGGCCTGCCAGACCCGGGAAAACGCAACCGACGCCGCCGAAGTGGAAACCGGCGAAACGCGACTCTGGAACCTGACACTGAACGGCGGCCTGACCGTCCACACCGGGAACACCCGCAGCCGCCTGCTGCACGGCGAAATCAACTTCGACATCCGCCTTGATGGGTTTGTCCTGGACACTGATTTCGAAACCCTCTACGGTCGCAGCGACTCCGAAGTGATCCAGAAAAAGGGCAAATGGGCCAGCACCTTCACCCGTGTCCTGAACAAGCGTCTGAACCTGTTCGGTCAGGTGCTGCTGGAGTACGACGCCATCGCCGGCATCACCCTGCGCACCACCACGGGCCTGGGTCTGCGCGTGGATATCCATGATGGTAAAGAGCTGAAGACCACGTTGACAACCAGCCTGAACGGTGAATTCCTCAATCATGAGGACCCGGCGCCCAGCCGGCAGTATCTGCGCATCCACATCAGCCTGGCCATGGAAGCCCTGTTTTCAGAGACCAGCCAACTGAAAGCCCGCATCCTGTATACCCCGGACGTGGCCGATCTTTGGAGGAATTACCGCCTGGAGGCGGATGCGTCCCTGTCCATGCTGATGAAGAAACCGGTGTGGATCACCCTCAAGTTGAAGGACCGCTTCAACAACCTGCCCCTGTCTTCACAAATCAGGAAAAACGACCTCACTTTCATCACCGCGGTTGAAATCCGCCTTTAA
- a CDS encoding serine/threonine protein kinase, which translates to MIELKGSIGKYRILKKIGSGGFGTVYLAEDTFLKSLRALKIPHRIGIQTEKLLQESALQSKLLQHPHIVKLLTVDVIDNVYIMVMEYIDGTDMESLIDARNNLEMPVALRYLRQILSAVGFAHEYKVIHRDIRPSNVLIDKEDNIKVADFGTSTLLQGKPFATTRIGSPPYMAPEQFEGRAVLASDIYSIGCLFYEMVTGFPPIVLANPMEIYKKAKAGDITPLRRKNAAVSEDLNRIVMTMLQADPSQRYKHAQAVLDDLDRAMERPRDRGNEIKDIQSRISAREQRTDFICWNCKKTMPRPMRRCIYCGAEQ; encoded by the coding sequence ATGATCGAGCTCAAGGGCAGTATCGGAAAATACCGCATCCTGAAAAAAATCGGCTCCGGGGGATTCGGCACCGTTTACCTGGCTGAAGACACGTTCCTCAAAAGCCTGCGGGCGTTAAAGATCCCCCACCGCATCGGCATCCAAACCGAAAAACTCCTGCAGGAATCGGCCCTTCAATCCAAACTGTTGCAGCACCCCCACATTGTCAAGCTCTTGACCGTTGATGTCATTGACAACGTCTACATCATGGTGATGGAGTACATTGACGGCACGGACATGGAGAGCCTCATCGACGCCAGAAACAACCTGGAAATGCCGGTGGCCCTGCGCTACCTGCGGCAGATCCTGTCGGCGGTGGGGTTCGCCCACGAATACAAGGTCATCCACCGGGATATCCGACCCTCCAATGTGCTCATCGACAAAGAAGACAACATCAAGGTGGCGGATTTCGGCACATCCACCCTGCTGCAGGGAAAGCCCTTTGCCACCACGCGGATCGGTTCCCCTCCCTACATGGCACCCGAGCAATTCGAGGGACGGGCTGTATTGGCCTCTGACATCTACTCAATCGGCTGCCTGTTTTATGAAATGGTCACGGGATTTCCTCCCATCGTTCTGGCCAACCCCATGGAAATCTACAAGAAAGCCAAGGCCGGAGACATTACGCCCCTGAGGCGCAAAAACGCTGCCGTATCCGAAGACCTGAACCGCATTGTCATGACCATGTTGCAAGCCGACCCGTCGCAACGATACAAACACGCTCAAGCCGTCCTGGACGACCTGGACCGCGCCATGGAGCGCCCGCGAGACCGCGGCAACGAAATCAAGGACATCCAGAGCCGCATCAGCGCCCGTGAACAGCGCACCGACTTCATCTGCTGGAACTGCAAAAAAACCATGCCCCGTCCCATGCGCCGCTGTATTTACTGCGGCGCCGAACAATAA
- a CDS encoding 16S rRNA (uracil(1498)-N(3))-methyltransferase, which yields MTGRRFLCVVSNDTNTLFFDAEEHHHLVRVMRARVGMEIEAVNGCGDWFRARITRVAPRVVEAAILKHERRERPAIRLILAPSMLKKRSMDLMLEKLCELGVDEIRPVCFERNDGDCPGEIPERWQRIALQAVKINRRSWATRIFAPVDLESLIRESAAIPVRVMLEISGRPFATDPDLLPILCVIGPPGDFTPREQAELQNAGFVSRRLNAGILRSETAAITAAAVFQQQLDQEP from the coding sequence ATGACGGGGCGCCGTTTTCTCTGCGTTGTTTCCAACGATACCAACACCCTTTTTTTCGATGCTGAAGAACACCACCATCTTGTACGCGTGATGCGCGCGCGCGTGGGCATGGAGATCGAGGCCGTCAACGGTTGCGGCGACTGGTTCCGGGCGCGGATCACACGCGTCGCGCCCCGTGTTGTTGAAGCCGCGATATTGAAACATGAACGGCGGGAACGTCCCGCAATTCGATTGATCCTGGCTCCGTCCATGCTGAAAAAACGATCCATGGACCTGATGCTGGAAAAACTCTGCGAGTTGGGCGTGGACGAAATCCGGCCCGTTTGCTTTGAACGCAATGACGGCGACTGTCCCGGTGAAATCCCGGAACGCTGGCAACGGATTGCCCTGCAGGCGGTTAAAATCAACCGCCGCTCGTGGGCCACGCGGATCTTTGCCCCCGTGGATCTCGAATCCCTGATCCGGGAAAGCGCCGCCATTCCCGTGCGTGTCATGCTGGAAATCAGCGGCCGCCCTTTTGCAACGGACCCAGACCTGTTGCCCATCCTGTGCGTGATCGGTCCTCCGGGAGATTTCACTCCGCGGGAGCAAGCGGAGCTGCAAAACGCCGGTTTTGTTTCCCGGCGCCTGAATGCGGGAATTTTGCGCAGCGAAACCGCGGCCATTACGGCCGCGGCGGTGTTTCAGCAGCAGCTGGACCAGGAACCTTGA
- the dnaJ gene encoding molecular chaperone DnaJ, giving the protein MQNKDYYATLGVSRDASTEEIKKAYRRLAMQYHPDRNSDNPEAEDKFKAASEAYAVLGNEEKRKIYDTYGIEGLRNGGGFQDFSFFSDSVFSDFEDILGNFFGFGSMFGNSRRRRGPRRGQDLAMELNLTLQEAYDGIERIVTLQREETCSDCQGSGSRPGTQPETCSQCGGSGQVRRSQGFFSVTTPCRMCNGTGRIIKDPCATCQGNGSVKGEKQLSVRIPPGVDSGNRLRVTGEGEAGHGGGPAGDLYLILQVQPEKGFSREGNDLIMDVEITFSQAALGDSIKVQAPSGTEQIKISPGSQPGQVVTLRNKGFRNVNGWGRGDLKAVLRVRTPEKLSREEKKLFQSLRELELAQEG; this is encoded by the coding sequence ATGCAAAACAAAGACTACTACGCCACCCTGGGAGTTTCCCGGGACGCTTCCACAGAAGAGATCAAAAAAGCCTATCGCCGCCTGGCGATGCAATACCATCCCGATCGCAACAGCGATAATCCCGAAGCGGAAGACAAATTCAAAGCCGCGTCGGAAGCCTACGCCGTGTTGGGCAACGAAGAAAAACGCAAAATTTACGACACCTACGGCATCGAGGGATTGCGCAACGGCGGAGGATTTCAGGATTTCTCTTTCTTTTCGGACTCGGTGTTCTCTGATTTTGAAGATATCCTGGGTAACTTTTTCGGTTTCGGTTCCATGTTCGGCAATTCCCGCCGCCGCCGCGGACCCCGGCGCGGCCAGGATCTGGCCATGGAGCTCAATCTTACCCTTCAGGAAGCCTATGACGGCATCGAACGGATCGTCACCTTGCAACGCGAGGAGACGTGCTCCGACTGCCAGGGATCGGGGAGCCGGCCGGGAACCCAACCCGAGACCTGCTCACAATGCGGCGGCAGCGGCCAGGTGCGACGCAGCCAGGGTTTCTTTTCAGTCACCACGCCTTGCCGCATGTGCAACGGTACGGGCCGCATCATCAAGGACCCCTGCGCGACCTGTCAGGGCAACGGCAGTGTCAAAGGTGAAAAGCAACTTTCGGTGCGTATCCCCCCCGGGGTGGATTCCGGCAACCGCCTGCGCGTGACCGGTGAAGGCGAGGCCGGGCACGGCGGCGGACCGGCCGGTGATCTTTACCTGATCCTTCAGGTCCAGCCGGAGAAAGGCTTCTCGCGGGAAGGCAACGATTTGATTATGGATGTGGAAATCACTTTCTCCCAGGCGGCGCTGGGAGACAGCATCAAGGTGCAAGCGCCTTCCGGCACGGAGCAGATCAAGATTTCCCCCGGCTCACAACCCGGACAAGTGGTGACCCTGCGCAACAAGGGGTTCCGCAACGTCAACGGTTGGGGAAGGGGCGATCTCAAGGCCGTGTTGCGGGTTCGAACTCCGGAAAAACTGTCGCGGGAAGAGAAAAAACTGTTTCAGTCCCTGCGGGAACTGGAATTGGCCCAGGAAGGATAA
- the dnaK gene encoding molecular chaperone DnaK: MARNLGIDLGTTNSCISYLDGAKTAIIPTNEGSRIIPSVVAVNREKQHVFGQVARRQLLSNSRDTIWGIKRLMGRKFQSPEIQEFRRQVAYEIVEAPNGDAHVRFAGRVRSPEEISGIFLDYLHRLAREFLNEEIADTVITVPAFFNDAQRQSTKTAARLAGLNVSRIINEPTAALIAYNEQINRDGLYAVYDLGGGTFDISIVEVKDEIFKVRSTIGDTFLGGSDFDAKVIDWIARTASDELQQSLKPDEQTHQRIVQAAEKAKIELSHHEEALVTIPYLVHRGSNEAYHFQRELTRTELEHATSNLVERTIGLVQRALDEINIPAAEIEQVILVGGQSRMPLVSRRLNELFGKPPQSKLNPEEVVSKGAALQSEILRGRVKDLLLLDVTPLSLGVEAKGDKFEKIIERNSTIPLKRSRVFTTINDNQQVVKINVLQGERALASENRSLGEFTLVGIPLAPKGIPQIDVIFEIDANGIVKVAAKDKQTGITQSMKVQPASGLSPEEIERIVEESSRFREQDRQRLHVMQLRENLERETETVRFFLEHHTEKIDLAGQSEIRSLLGKVTKALQGDDTALLSRLLERIQKQRNRINSQLMSEFES; the protein is encoded by the coding sequence ATGGCCCGGAACCTGGGCATCGATCTGGGAACCACCAATTCCTGCATCAGCTACCTTGACGGCGCCAAAACCGCGATCATTCCGACCAATGAGGGCTCCCGCATCATTCCCTCGGTCGTGGCCGTCAACCGCGAAAAGCAACACGTGTTCGGCCAGGTGGCGCGAAGGCAACTGCTGAGCAACAGCCGCGACACCATTTGGGGAATCAAGCGCCTGATGGGACGCAAGTTCCAGAGTCCGGAAATACAGGAGTTCCGGCGTCAAGTCGCTTACGAGATCGTTGAAGCACCCAACGGGGATGCCCACGTGCGTTTTGCCGGGCGCGTCCGCTCCCCGGAAGAAATTTCCGGAATCTTTTTGGACTACCTGCACCGCCTGGCCCGGGAATTCCTGAATGAAGAAATCGCCGACACGGTCATTACCGTGCCGGCCTTTTTCAACGACGCGCAGCGTCAATCCACCAAAACCGCCGCCCGCCTGGCCGGGCTCAATGTTTCCCGCATCATCAACGAGCCCACGGCGGCGTTGATCGCCTATAATGAACAAATCAACCGGGACGGGTTGTATGCGGTCTACGACCTCGGCGGCGGCACATTTGATATCTCGATCGTTGAGGTCAAAGACGAAATCTTTAAAGTGCGCTCCACTATCGGCGACACCTTCCTGGGCGGCAGTGATTTCGACGCCAAGGTCATCGACTGGATCGCGCGGACCGCGTCCGACGAATTGCAACAAAGCCTGAAACCCGATGAACAGACCCATCAGCGCATCGTGCAAGCCGCGGAAAAAGCCAAGATTGAACTATCTCACCACGAAGAAGCCCTGGTTACCATTCCCTACCTGGTGCACCGCGGCAGCAACGAGGCGTACCATTTTCAGCGGGAATTGACCCGCACCGAACTCGAACACGCCACCAGCAACCTGGTGGAACGCACCATCGGCCTGGTCCAGCGTGCATTGGACGAGATCAACATTCCCGCGGCGGAAATCGAACAGGTGATCCTGGTGGGTGGTCAGAGTCGCATGCCCCTGGTCAGCCGCCGCTTGAACGAATTGTTCGGCAAGCCCCCGCAAAGCAAATTGAACCCGGAAGAAGTAGTGTCCAAGGGAGCCGCCCTGCAGTCGGAAATCCTGCGCGGCCGGGTAAAGGACCTGTTGCTGCTGGATGTCACCCCCCTGTCTCTGGGTGTGGAAGCCAAAGGTGATAAATTCGAAAAGATCATTGAGCGCAACTCCACCATTCCTCTCAAACGTTCACGGGTGTTTACAACCATCAACGATAACCAGCAAGTGGTCAAGATCAACGTTCTGCAGGGTGAGCGGGCACTGGCCTCGGAAAACCGGTCCCTGGGGGAATTCACCCTGGTGGGCATTCCCCTGGCACCCAAAGGCATTCCCCAGATCGATGTGATTTTTGAAATCGATGCCAACGGGATCGTAAAAGTAGCGGCCAAAGACAAACAGACCGGGATCACCCAGAGCATGAAGGTACAGCCCGCCAGCGGCCTGTCACCGGAAGAGATCGAACGCATCGTGGAAGAATCGAGCCGCTTCCGGGAACAGGACAGACAACGCCTTCACGTTATGCAGCTGCGGGAAAACCTGGAACGGGAAACCGAGACCGTGCGCTTTTTCCTCGAACACCACACGGAAAAGATCGACCTGGCAGGCCAGTCGGAAATTCGTTCCCTGCTTGGCAAAGTCACAAAAGCCCTGCAGGGAGACGATACGGCACTCCTGTCCCGCTTACTGGAACGCATCCAGAAACAACGCAACCGCATCAACTCCCAGTTGATGTCGGAATTCGAATCCTGA
- the grpE gene encoding nucleotide exchange factor GrpE, whose protein sequence is MPKNKDLDPTEVGYVPQDNEDDHAAESEHHHKPRQSSPHGTAELRRKISELEQTIEKQQTIINQVRQERDDFQDKFLRNLAEMDNFRKRIGKEKEEYQRFVLGEFLLSLLEIYDNFERAIRAHTSDESPRSILSGVQMIFKQLQELLRKYRVEELNPYEHPFDPNFHQALSKEERDNITDPLVVEVYQKGFLYNEKLLRPALVRVAIPPAETTNHNGEED, encoded by the coding sequence ATGCCCAAGAACAAAGATCTCGATCCCACCGAAGTGGGATATGTTCCACAAGACAACGAAGACGACCATGCTGCGGAATCCGAACATCATCACAAGCCCCGCCAAAGCAGTCCCCACGGAACCGCTGAGCTGCGCCGGAAAATTTCCGAGCTCGAGCAAACGATCGAAAAGCAGCAGACCATTATCAATCAGGTCCGCCAGGAGCGTGATGACTTCCAGGACAAGTTCCTGCGCAACCTGGCGGAGATGGACAATTTCCGCAAACGCATCGGCAAAGAAAAAGAGGAATACCAGCGCTTTGTATTGGGGGAATTCCTGTTGAGCCTGCTCGAAATCTACGACAATTTCGAACGCGCCATCCGCGCCCACACCAGCGACGAATCTCCACGGTCCATCCTTTCGGGCGTGCAGATGATCTTTAAGCAACTCCAGGAGTTGCTGCGAAAATATCGGGTGGAGGAACTGAATCCTTACGAACACCCCTTTGATCCCAATTTTCACCAGGCTCTTTCCAAGGAGGAGCGCGACAACATCACGGATCCCTTGGTGGTTGAGGTCTACCAGAAAGGATTTCTGTATAACGAAAAACTCTTGCGCCCGGCCCTGGTGCGGGTGGCCATACCACCCGCGGAAACCACGAACCATAACGGAGAAGAAGACTGA
- a CDS encoding DUF401 family protein, translating to MTGIVKLVLVVITLMGLLRWRRDLTLAVAGAALLAVIVFAIPARTALMSVWDILSAGGSLQLFAIVVLVIFLGSVQKETGMFDRLVRSLNCVIRDGRLVAMVGPAIIGFLPMPGGALFSAPLVEVSTRHMDLTPHFRTFLNYWFRHPWEYIWPIYAGLLLFQTMSGYPLRRIILYQSPFSLIHILGGLAVAFAWFRRRGIGRRHPGDSNHFWGTLGDFLDGTWPILAVIMFFFAAGLPLYISLIVVVLAVLLVKKVPFARIIAHLVNPRMGRTLLLLAVVLIFQKIILVADVFAEFAGVVLSNPAAVALIVGVSFTMGFLTGVNTAYIAIAFPILQPLIQNLPNAFHLSLFVYVIGFCGVLLSPLHLCLVLTNEYFHSSLMRVYRYLLPPVLLIAATAATLALLSG from the coding sequence ATGACCGGGATCGTCAAGTTGGTGTTGGTGGTAATCACCCTCATGGGACTGCTGCGTTGGCGGCGCGACCTGACACTCGCCGTGGCCGGGGCCGCGCTTCTTGCCGTGATTGTGTTTGCGATTCCGGCCCGCACCGCCCTGATGTCGGTGTGGGACATATTATCCGCGGGCGGCAGCCTGCAGTTATTCGCCATCGTGGTGTTGGTCATATTTCTGGGTTCAGTTCAAAAAGAGACGGGTATGTTTGATCGTCTGGTCCGTTCCCTGAACTGCGTGATTCGTGACGGACGCCTGGTGGCCATGGTGGGGCCGGCCATTATCGGTTTTCTGCCCATGCCGGGCGGGGCGCTGTTCTCTGCCCCACTCGTGGAAGTATCGACTCGGCATATGGACCTGACGCCTCACTTCCGCACGTTCCTGAATTACTGGTTTCGCCATCCCTGGGAGTATATCTGGCCCATCTATGCCGGGCTGCTCCTGTTCCAGACCATGTCCGGCTATCCGTTGCGGCGCATTATTCTCTACCAATCCCCTTTCAGCTTGATTCACATCCTGGGTGGACTGGCTGTGGCTTTCGCCTGGTTCCGGCGCCGGGGAATCGGTCGCCGGCACCCGGGGGATTCCAACCATTTCTGGGGCACGCTGGGGGATTTTCTGGACGGCACCTGGCCGATCCTGGCCGTGATCATGTTTTTCTTCGCGGCCGGATTGCCCCTCTATATTTCCCTCATTGTGGTTGTCCTGGCCGTGTTGCTGGTAAAGAAGGTCCCATTCGCCCGCATCATCGCCCACCTGGTGAACCCGCGCATGGGACGGACCCTGTTGCTGCTGGCCGTGGTTCTGATTTTTCAGAAAATCATTCTTGTCGCGGATGTGTTCGCGGAATTTGCCGGAGTAGTGTTGTCCAATCCCGCGGCCGTGGCGCTGATCGTCGGGGTCTCTTTCACCATGGGATTCCTGACCGGCGTCAATACCGCCTACATCGCCATCGCATTTCCCATTCTTCAGCCGCTGATCCAGAACCTGCCCAACGCGTTCCACCTGAGTCTTTTTGTGTACGTGATCGGCTTCTGTGGTGTCCTGCTCAGCCCCCTGCACCTGTGCCTGGTTTTGACCAACGAGTATTTCCACTCTTCCCTGATGCGGGTGTACCGGTACCTGCTGCCTCCGGTGTTGTTGATCGCCGCCACCGCCGCCACCCTTGCCTTGTTGTCGGGATGA
- a CDS encoding threonylcarbamoyl-AMP synthase — MTAEIQSIDQYAPDYALIRHAVRVLENGGVIIYPTDTIYGMAVDMRRKAAIERLFKIKQMDRHKLLSFICNDLQTVSQCTFISNAAFRIMHRVLPGPYTFILPASKEVPKTILDKRQTVGIRIPDSAVALRLVEELGSPLLSTSVPLGPDGFHTDLGEITREFGEKVDLILNAGDLIDTPSTVVDFTTDPPVIIREGAGDIEPLL, encoded by the coding sequence ATGACGGCAGAGATTCAGTCCATCGACCAGTACGCACCCGATTATGCCCTGATCCGCCATGCCGTCCGCGTCCTGGAAAACGGTGGAGTGATCATCTATCCCACCGACACCATTTACGGCATGGCCGTGGATATGCGGCGCAAGGCCGCCATTGAACGTTTGTTCAAGATCAAGCAGATGGATCGCCACAAACTGCTCAGTTTTATCTGCAATGATCTGCAAACCGTTTCCCAATGCACGTTTATCTCAAACGCGGCCTTTCGCATCATGCATCGGGTACTTCCCGGACCCTACACGTTTATCCTGCCCGCGTCTAAAGAGGTCCCCAAGACCATCCTGGACAAACGCCAGACTGTGGGCATCCGCATCCCCGACTCAGCCGTGGCGCTGCGCCTGGTGGAAGAGCTGGGCAGTCCGCTACTGAGCACCAGCGTTCCCCTGGGCCCCGACGGATTCCACACCGATCTGGGAGAGATCACCAGGGAATTCGGTGAAAAAGTGGACTTGATCCTGAACGCCGGGGACCTCATCGACACGCCCTCCACGGTGGTGGATTTCACGACGGATCCCCCCGTCATCATCCGCGAAGGTGCGGGAGACATCGAACCGTTGCTGTAG
- a CDS encoding DUF3187 family protein, which yields MITRLSVISVLLLTFLPVAAPAADPGFPLVQALASFPFDEEAEWLERGRLTSTLTLSAGNVFMFSPDGSLVSDLESLEVTLALRVGIFRSLTLEMYSRWSGIHGGWMDGIIENFHDAFGLPDNGRPIYARNRVDYKLQGVFERERSAGVTGPVTLALSSTLAPGREFRLGARLAIQASLAASPGLLSGRPALIAGGWLQWRRGNIALGLAGHMAFFDAPAWLGDVSITPRIFLAEAWARLGWFRAGMIRRSSPFRSGDQSHPGWQILLGVRLLRGVELRFQEDLAPFDSTPDVRFSIRLRLDQLARRRKLG from the coding sequence ATGATCACGCGTTTGTCGGTTATCTCAGTACTGTTGCTTACGTTCCTTCCTGTCGCCGCACCGGCGGCCGATCCCGGATTTCCCCTGGTACAAGCACTGGCTTCTTTCCCTTTCGATGAAGAAGCCGAGTGGCTGGAAAGGGGGCGGTTGACCTCCACCCTGACCTTGTCCGCCGGCAACGTGTTCATGTTCAGCCCGGATGGGAGTCTTGTCAGTGATCTGGAATCCCTGGAGGTAACTCTGGCGCTCAGGGTGGGGATCTTTCGCTCCCTTACCCTGGAAATGTATTCGCGCTGGTCGGGGATTCATGGCGGCTGGATGGACGGCATAATCGAGAATTTTCATGACGCGTTCGGGTTGCCGGACAACGGCCGCCCGATTTACGCCCGCAACCGGGTGGATTACAAACTCCAGGGTGTTTTTGAAAGAGAGCGTTCCGCGGGAGTCACCGGACCCGTCACTCTCGCCCTTTCCTCCACCCTGGCGCCTGGGCGTGAGTTCCGCCTGGGCGCACGCCTGGCGATACAGGCATCTTTGGCCGCTTCTCCCGGACTGCTTTCGGGTCGTCCCGCCCTGATCGCCGGCGGCTGGCTGCAGTGGCGGCGGGGAAACATCGCGTTGGGCCTGGCCGGGCATATGGCATTCTTTGACGCCCCTGCCTGGCTCGGGGATGTTTCGATCACGCCCCGGATTTTTCTGGCCGAGGCCTGGGCGAGGTTGGGCTGGTTCCGGGCGGGAATGATCCGCAGGTCCTCTCCTTTTCGTTCGGGTGACCAGTCGCATCCGGGCTGGCAGATCCTGTTGGGGGTGCGGCTGTTGCGCGGGGTGGAGTTGCGATTCCAGGAAGACCTGGCGCCCTTTGATTCCACCCCTGATGTGCGTTTCAGCATCCGTTTGCGGCTGGACCAACTTGCCAGGCGGCGCAAACTGGGTTAG
- a CDS encoding nucleoside deaminase, translating into MTDSDDLFMREALREAEKAAADGEVPVGAVAVKDGLIIARGRNAAISDCDPTAHAEMKILRRAARHLGNYRLSGVCVYVTLEPCLMCYAAMVHARIERLVFGAHDPKTGVVSTGALERVAAVFNHAVLLEGGCLRAQCSKIVRDFFKVRRGAGAVERGGLENR; encoded by the coding sequence ATGACCGATTCAGACGACTTGTTTATGCGGGAGGCCCTGCGCGAAGCTGAAAAGGCTGCAGCCGACGGAGAAGTGCCTGTCGGGGCCGTGGCTGTAAAAGACGGGCTGATTATCGCCCGCGGCCGCAACGCCGCAATCAGCGATTGCGATCCCACGGCCCACGCGGAAATGAAAATCCTGCGCCGTGCGGCCCGTCATCTCGGCAATTACCGGCTTAGCGGGGTTTGCGTTTACGTTACCCTCGAGCCCTGCCTGATGTGTTACGCCGCCATGGTGCATGCCCGCATCGAGCGCCTGGTATTCGGCGCGCATGACCCCAAAACCGGGGTGGTGTCGACCGGAGCCCTGGAGCGGGTGGCCGCGGTGTTCAACCACGCCGTGTTGCTTGAAGGCGGTTGCCTGCGCGCGCAGTGTTCAAAGATTGTCAGGGATTTTTTTAAAGTACGGAGGGGTGCCGGAGCGGTTGAACGGGGCGGTCTCGAAAACCGTTGA